AGGAGATTTCTAACTTTTTAGCTCTGCTATTTTCACAATCTTTTTCTTTATAAAATAAGGAGGCCAACATGAACTGGCCTCCTTGGTTTATACATTTAAACAAAAGCTTCTGCAGCTTTTACAGCTTTATTCCAGCCAGCATACAGGTCTTCTCGTTCTTTTTTCTGCATTTTGACATCAAATTTTTGATCAAGTTTCCAATGTTTTTTAATCTCAGATTTATCTTTCCATACGCCAACTGCAAGTCCTGCGAGAAAAGCCGCGCCAAGAACAGTTGTTTCTAAATTCTCCGGTCTTTCAACGGGAACACCTAAAATATCTGCTTGGAATTGCATTAAGAAATTATTCGCTGATGCCCCGCCGTCTACACGCAATGTTTTTAACTTAATGCCAGAATCATCTTCCATCACTTCTAACACATCACGTGTTTGATAAGCCAAGGATTCTAGTGTGGCTCGAATAAATTGCTCTTTTTCTGTTCCTCTTGTAATCCCAAATACTGCCCCCCGTACTGAAGAGTTCCAGTGTGGCGCACCTAATCCTACAAATGCTGGAACAACATAAACGCCATCTGTGGAGTCAATTCGTTTGGCATAGTTTTCTGAATCGCTTGATTGCCGTATCATTCTTAGTCCATCACGCAACCACTGGATAGCTGATCCTGCAACAAATATACTTCCTTCTAAAGCATATTCTACTTTGCCATCGATGCCCCAAGCAAGCGTTGTGAGCAAACCATTATTAGAACGAACAGCTTTATCACCAGTGTTCATAAGTAGAAAACAACCCGTACCATAAGTATTCTTTGCCATCCCGCTTTCAAAACAGCCTTGTCCGAAAAGTGCAGATTGTTGATCTCCAGCAATTCCTGCGACTGGAACCTCTTCGCCAAAGAAATGATACGGCACAGTTTTAGCATATTCTTCAGAAGAACTGCGCACTTCTGGGAGTAACTTTTCAGGGACATTTAACATTTTTAGTAGTTCATCATCCCATTTTAGTTCATGAATATTATAAAGCATTGTTCTTGATGCATTAGAATAGTCAGTAACATGTGCTTGGCCGCCTGTTAGTTTCCAGACAAGCCAACTATCGATTGTGCCAAATAATAATTCGCCATTTTCAGCGCGTTTTTGTGCACCATCTACATGATCTAAAATCCAGCGTATTTTGGTTCCAGAAAAATAAGGATCAATTAATAATCCTGTTTTTTCACGGATCATTTTTTCATGATTATCTTTACGTAGTTTGTTACAAATCTCTTCAGTTTGACGGGATTGCCAAACGACAGCATTATAAATAGGCGTTCCTGTTTCTTTTTCCCAAATAACCGTTGTTTCACGTTGATTTGTAATTCCAATTCCAGCAATTTGTTTGGAAGAAATGTTTGTTTTTAATAATACACCAGCAATAACAGCTAAAATGGAAGCCCAAATTTCATTCGCATCATGTTCAACCCAACCTGGCTTAGGGAATTTTTGATCAAATTCTTCTTGCTGAACACCGATAATTTCCCCTTCATCATCAATAATCATCGCTCTAGAACTTGTTGTCCCCTGATCTAATGCTAAAATATATTTTTTATCCACAAAAAATTCCTCCTTCTTCTTTTAAGCTAATCCTTTTTTCTTATCAAGTGTCATTGTTAGAATGATGATTAAAATAAATAAAACAA
This DNA window, taken from Listeria sp. PSOL-1, encodes the following:
- the glpK gene encoding glycerol kinase GlpK; this translates as MDKKYILALDQGTTSSRAMIIDDEGEIIGVQQEEFDQKFPKPGWVEHDANEIWASILAVIAGVLLKTNISSKQIAGIGITNQRETTVIWEKETGTPIYNAVVWQSRQTEEICNKLRKDNHEKMIREKTGLLIDPYFSGTKIRWILDHVDGAQKRAENGELLFGTIDSWLVWKLTGGQAHVTDYSNASRTMLYNIHELKWDDELLKMLNVPEKLLPEVRSSSEEYAKTVPYHFFGEEVPVAGIAGDQQSALFGQGCFESGMAKNTYGTGCFLLMNTGDKAVRSNNGLLTTLAWGIDGKVEYALEGSIFVAGSAIQWLRDGLRMIRQSSDSENYAKRIDSTDGVYVVPAFVGLGAPHWNSSVRGAVFGITRGTEKEQFIRATLESLAYQTRDVLEVMEDDSGIKLKTLRVDGGASANNFLMQFQADILGVPVERPENLETTVLGAAFLAGLAVGVWKDKSEIKKHWKLDQKFDVKMQKKEREDLYAGWNKAVKAAEAFV